One window from the genome of Spiractinospora alimapuensis encodes:
- a CDS encoding GntR family transcriptional regulator — MHMEFGPDDTIDHEGPLTPYRQLAAIIRARLERGDWPTGRPIASETQLTQEYGLARTTVRRSIKLLVDEGVLFVVPHRGTYPVDSTQWDREN, encoded by the coding sequence ATGCACATGGAGTTCGGACCGGATGACACCATCGACCACGAAGGGCCACTGACGCCGTATCGGCAGCTCGCGGCCATCATCAGAGCGCGCCTGGAACGCGGCGACTGGCCAACAGGACGACCAATCGCGAGCGAAACACAGCTAACGCAGGAGTACGGACTCGCCCGCACCACGGTCCGCCGATCGATCAAACTACTGGTCGATGAGGGCGTCCTCTTCGTGGTGCCACATCGTGGGACTTATCCTGTGGATAGCACTCAGTGGGATCGGGAAAATTAG
- a CDS encoding thiolase family protein — MRDVVISGVGMTAFGKHPERPVSSLAAEAVGEALTDAGIPEGASEIGAVYYGNVLGGLLQGQESVRGQHAVRDTALTGVPLINVENACASGATALNQAWLAVGSGQVDIAVAIGAEKLIVAERGKALASLTSVLDQERLEEVRADLGSRDTGSVFMDIYARFATWYQESSDATPEDFAQVSVKNAGHGAANPKAQYGRELTVDEVLAARQVSGPLTVPMCAPLSDGAAAVVLTTPELARHAQASPVRVLATVVGSGRPGVYGELVPSLATRAYETAGIGPGDIDVVECHDAAAPAELIVLEQLGLCGAGEAPSLLRAGATRLGGRLPVNPSGGLVSKGHPLGATGLAQIVELTDQLRGRAENRQVEGARHAIAENAGGYIGPDAAVAAITVLAGAD; from the coding sequence ATGCGTGATGTTGTGATCAGTGGCGTCGGGATGACGGCCTTCGGGAAGCACCCGGAGCGGCCGGTCTCCTCACTCGCGGCCGAGGCGGTCGGCGAGGCGCTCACCGACGCCGGGATCCCCGAGGGAGCATCGGAGATCGGGGCTGTCTACTACGGCAACGTGCTCGGCGGGCTGCTCCAGGGGCAGGAGTCGGTGCGTGGCCAGCACGCGGTGCGCGATACCGCGTTGACTGGGGTCCCCCTGATCAACGTGGAGAACGCCTGCGCCTCCGGCGCGACGGCGCTGAACCAGGCGTGGCTGGCCGTCGGGTCCGGCCAGGTCGACATCGCGGTGGCGATCGGCGCCGAGAAACTGATCGTCGCGGAACGCGGCAAGGCACTCGCCTCCCTGACATCGGTGCTCGACCAGGAACGACTCGAGGAGGTCCGCGCCGACCTGGGCAGCCGGGACACCGGGTCGGTCTTCATGGACATCTACGCCCGGTTCGCCACCTGGTACCAGGAGTCGAGCGACGCCACACCCGAGGACTTCGCCCAGGTGTCGGTGAAGAACGCTGGCCACGGCGCGGCGAACCCGAAGGCACAGTACGGCCGCGAGCTCACGGTGGACGAGGTACTGGCGGCACGCCAGGTGAGCGGCCCGCTCACCGTACCGATGTGCGCGCCACTCAGCGACGGCGCCGCCGCGGTGGTGCTGACCACACCCGAGCTGGCCCGACACGCACAAGCTTCCCCGGTCCGGGTCCTGGCCACGGTCGTCGGATCGGGGCGGCCCGGCGTCTACGGCGAGCTCGTTCCGTCGTTGGCGACCCGAGCGTACGAGACCGCGGGCATCGGCCCCGGCGACATCGACGTCGTGGAGTGTCATGACGCGGCCGCACCCGCGGAACTGATCGTGCTGGAACAGCTCGGCCTGTGCGGGGCGGGCGAGGCTCCGTCCCTGCTGCGGGCCGGCGCGACCCGGCTGGGGGGCCGGCTCCCGGTGAACCCCAGCGGTGGTCTGGTGTCGAAGGGGCATCCGCTGGGCGCCACCGGCCTCGCCCAGATCGTCGAACTGACCGACCAACTGCGGGGCCGCGCGGAGAACCGCCAGGTCGAGGGCGCGCGCCACGCCATCGCCGAGAACGCCGGTGGCTACATCGGCCCGGACGCCGCGGTCGCCGCGATCACCGTCCTGGCCGGTGCGGACTGA
- a CDS encoding SMP-30/gluconolactonase/LRE family protein: MGRSFATITEGGHYFEGVRWRDGHWYASDAFQGIVASWDPNGERTDLMQVDALCSGLGWLPDGSLIVVSMKDRSLLRRSPDGTVTKHADLSALSPHWINDMIVDQRGRSWVGTIGFAIVDGADPEPGQLFRVDPDGTAVVVADDLWCPNGCVVTADGRTLIVAESFAARLTAFTIGDDGTLSERRVLAQFGPQPEPGGAAEMLGAAELAPDGLAIDAEDHVWAADAAGHRVVRVSPEGKIVEEVSHPDETPVYSCALGGPDGRTLMLAAAAGFFEAAQGVTGTAALVTTQVEVPATR, encoded by the coding sequence GTGGGTAGGTCTTTCGCAACGATCACTGAGGGCGGCCACTATTTCGAGGGGGTCCGGTGGCGCGACGGCCACTGGTACGCGTCCGACGCGTTCCAGGGCATCGTGGCGTCGTGGGACCCGAATGGCGAGCGTACCGACCTGATGCAGGTCGACGCGCTGTGCTCGGGTCTCGGCTGGCTTCCGGACGGCTCCCTGATCGTGGTGTCCATGAAGGACCGGTCGCTGCTGCGGCGTAGCCCGGACGGGACCGTCACCAAGCACGCCGACCTCTCCGCCCTCTCGCCGCACTGGATCAACGACATGATCGTCGACCAGCGGGGCCGCTCCTGGGTGGGAACCATCGGCTTCGCGATCGTCGACGGCGCCGACCCCGAGCCCGGGCAGCTATTCCGCGTCGACCCCGACGGCACCGCCGTCGTCGTGGCCGACGACCTCTGGTGCCCCAACGGATGTGTGGTCACCGCCGACGGCCGGACGCTGATCGTCGCCGAGTCCTTCGCCGCACGCCTGACGGCGTTCACCATCGGTGACGACGGCACGTTGAGTGAGCGCCGGGTGCTCGCCCAGTTCGGCCCCCAGCCTGAGCCCGGCGGCGCCGCCGAGATGCTCGGCGCCGCGGAGCTCGCCCCGGACGGACTCGCGATCGACGCCGAGGACCACGTCTGGGCCGCCGACGCGGCGGGCCACCGCGTCGTTCGGGTGTCCCCGGAGGGGAAGATCGTGGAGGAGGTCTCCCACCCGGACGAGACCCCCGTCTACAGCTGTGCCCTGGGCGGTCCGGACGGCCGGACGCTGATGCTCGCCGCCGCCGCCGGGTTCTTCGAGGCCGCGCAGGGGGTGACGGGCACCGCGGCGTTGGTGACGACGCAGGTCGAGGTGCCCGCCACGCGGTGA
- a CDS encoding TetR/AcrR family transcriptional regulator: MARHRVTSVQELVDAAARVFERQGYAESTISDIATEAEVSKPTVYQYVSSKRWLLETIVEQVIYPLRDGIDAILTSDRTEREKLEAYLRLHTDSAVRYRTYYRVLVADEHQLSPQALRDYRSWARDVNHAAENLLHDCAKAGVIRDGLDVPAIVNLVNGMLMSISRWYRPSGRLTQDELHAQVLALLGGVIVPPDEAEGSTESAKGGQAQ, encoded by the coding sequence ATGGCGCGCCATCGTGTGACGAGCGTCCAGGAACTGGTGGACGCAGCGGCCCGTGTCTTCGAACGTCAGGGGTACGCCGAGTCCACGATCAGCGACATCGCGACCGAGGCCGAGGTCAGCAAACCCACGGTGTACCAGTACGTGTCGTCCAAGCGGTGGCTGCTGGAGACGATCGTCGAACAGGTCATCTACCCACTCCGAGACGGTATCGACGCGATCCTCACCAGCGACCGCACCGAGCGCGAGAAGCTGGAGGCCTACCTGCGCCTCCACACCGACTCCGCGGTCCGCTACAGGACCTACTACCGGGTACTCGTCGCCGACGAACACCAACTGTCCCCCCAGGCCCTACGCGACTACCGCTCCTGGGCACGAGACGTGAACCACGCGGCCGAGAACCTGCTGCACGACTGCGCCAAAGCCGGAGTGATCCGCGACGGCCTGGACGTTCCCGCGATCGTCAACCTGGTCAACGGCATGCTGATGTCGATCAGTCGCTGGTACCGACCCTCCGGACGCCTCACCCAGGACGAACTCCACGCACAGGTCCTGGCACTGCTCGGCGGGGTCATCGTGCCGCCGGATGAGGCCGAGGGGTCGACCGAGAGCGCGAAGGGCGGACAAGCCCAATGA
- a CDS encoding class I adenylate-forming enzyme family protein, producing MTGPSATPATLLRGAAVDYADRVAVTCGDRSLTYARFAERANRLANGLAAAGLSRGDRVAMLGDNCLESLEQIIGLGISGFVRCSLHAHDTPGRHRYLLDLTGSRVLLVQDKYYGPLAAELEGSTVDLVVVLGETPAVPHSVPTVGYEEWLATASPAPPPVELADSDPDVIKFSAGTTGFPKGIVMSVGATMAMGDELALVLPRFDENDRYLAAGPLTHAASMFVYPLLAAGAATVVLPKFDPATFLDVVERERITSTLVVPTMIQMIVDHPDARSRDLSSLRAVMYGAAPITAPTMVKAIALWGNIMFQLYGQSEAVPITVLTPDDHHVDGPEADRRKLASAGRPTPNASVRIIGDGDAELPVGEVGEIVARSPCMMSGIWGDDAAVADRVTADGWVRTRDMGYVSEDGFLYLVDRMEDMIVSGGFNIWPAELESAIAAHPAVREVAVVGTAHPKWGETPVAIVVPREGSTVTEEEIVAWSREHVGSHKKVTLVHFAEELPRTPLGKLLRKRVREQYSGGGQGISGA from the coding sequence GTGACCGGGCCGTCCGCGACTCCGGCGACGCTGCTGCGCGGAGCGGCAGTCGACTACGCCGACCGCGTGGCGGTGACCTGCGGCGATCGCAGTCTGACCTATGCCCGGTTCGCCGAACGCGCGAACCGGCTGGCGAATGGCCTCGCCGCCGCCGGGCTGTCCCGGGGGGACCGGGTCGCGATGCTCGGCGACAACTGTCTGGAGTCGCTGGAGCAGATCATCGGCCTCGGCATCAGCGGGTTCGTCCGGTGTTCGTTGCACGCCCACGACACTCCTGGCCGGCACCGCTACCTGCTCGACCTCACCGGGTCGCGTGTCCTCCTGGTCCAGGACAAGTACTACGGCCCGCTCGCGGCGGAGCTCGAGGGGTCCACGGTGGATCTCGTCGTCGTGCTCGGAGAGACGCCCGCTGTCCCCCACAGCGTGCCGACGGTCGGATACGAAGAGTGGCTCGCCACGGCGTCGCCCGCTCCCCCACCCGTCGAGCTCGCGGACTCCGATCCCGACGTCATCAAGTTCTCGGCCGGCACGACCGGGTTCCCCAAGGGGATCGTGATGTCCGTCGGGGCGACGATGGCGATGGGCGACGAACTCGCCCTCGTCCTCCCCCGGTTCGACGAGAACGACCGCTACCTCGCGGCCGGGCCGTTGACCCACGCCGCGAGCATGTTCGTCTACCCCCTCCTGGCCGCGGGGGCGGCGACCGTGGTGCTCCCGAAGTTCGACCCGGCGACGTTCCTCGACGTGGTCGAACGAGAGCGCATCACCTCGACGCTCGTCGTACCGACGATGATCCAGATGATCGTCGACCACCCCGACGCGCGGTCGCGGGACCTGAGCAGTCTCCGTGCCGTGATGTACGGGGCGGCCCCCATCACCGCGCCGACGATGGTGAAGGCGATCGCCCTGTGGGGCAACATCATGTTCCAGCTCTACGGGCAGAGCGAAGCCGTACCGATCACCGTGCTCACGCCCGACGACCACCACGTCGACGGGCCGGAGGCCGACCGGCGGAAGCTCGCCTCCGCGGGGAGGCCCACCCCGAACGCCTCCGTGCGCATCATCGGTGACGGCGACGCGGAGCTGCCCGTCGGAGAGGTCGGGGAGATCGTGGCACGGTCTCCCTGCATGATGTCCGGGATCTGGGGCGATGACGCCGCGGTCGCGGACCGGGTCACCGCGGATGGGTGGGTGCGCACCCGTGACATGGGTTACGTCTCCGAGGACGGATTCCTGTATCTGGTCGACCGCATGGAAGACATGATCGTCTCGGGTGGCTTCAACATCTGGCCCGCGGAGCTGGAGTCGGCGATCGCCGCGCATCCGGCGGTACGCGAGGTGGCGGTGGTCGGGACGGCACATCCCAAGTGGGGCGAGACGCCGGTGGCGATCGTCGTCCCACGGGAGGGCAGCACCGTCACCGAGGAAGAGATCGTGGCGTGGAGCAGGGAGCACGTCGGGTCACACAAGAAGGTCACGCTGGTCCACTTCGCCGAGGAACTACCGCGCACCCCCTTGGGGAAACTGTTGCGCAAGCGGGTCCGTGAGCAGTACTCCGGCGGGGGCCAGGGGATCAGTGGCGCGTGA
- a CDS encoding enoyl-CoA hydratase/isomerase family protein: MMGKSVEYEVKGTAAWITLNRPDQRNALSAEVIDGVSRALDTARRAAAVRSVVFAANGPMFCAGADLKNVLGDLDGSDGAALRRFLRSASTLFDKIAAHPQPVVAAVHGAAIAGGLELVLACDVVVAARSATFADGHARYGMFPAGGASIRLPRRIGVNNAKRLMFTAESWSAERMRSVGLVSEVVDDDELPATVTSLTQRIGRFSPLGLSEMKQVVEAGADLSVSRGITHELNTCLNYATSKDFAEGLHAFSARREPEFVGE; this comes from the coding sequence ATGATGGGTAAGTCCGTCGAGTACGAGGTGAAGGGGACGGCCGCGTGGATCACGCTCAACCGGCCCGACCAGCGCAACGCCCTGTCGGCGGAGGTGATCGACGGGGTGTCCCGCGCGCTCGACACCGCGCGGAGGGCGGCGGCGGTGCGTTCGGTCGTCTTCGCCGCCAACGGCCCGATGTTCTGCGCGGGCGCCGACCTCAAGAACGTACTGGGTGACCTCGACGGCTCCGACGGTGCCGCACTGAGGCGGTTCCTGCGTTCGGCGTCGACCCTGTTCGACAAGATCGCCGCCCACCCCCAACCGGTGGTCGCGGCCGTGCACGGAGCCGCGATCGCGGGCGGCCTGGAACTGGTGCTCGCCTGCGACGTTGTGGTGGCGGCCCGCTCTGCGACGTTCGCCGACGGCCACGCCCGCTACGGCATGTTCCCGGCCGGCGGAGCGTCGATCCGACTCCCCCGCCGCATCGGCGTGAACAACGCGAAACGGCTGATGTTCACGGCCGAGAGCTGGAGCGCCGAACGCATGCGAAGCGTCGGTCTGGTCAGTGAGGTCGTCGACGACGACGAACTGCCCGCCACGGTGACCTCGCTCACGCAACGCATCGGCCGGTTCAGCCCGCTCGGGCTGTCGGAGATGAAGCAGGTCGTCGAGGCGGGGGCGGACCTCTCCGTCTCCCGAGGCATCACCCACGAGCTCAACACCTGCCTGAACTACGCGACCAGCAAGGACTTCGCCGAAGGTCTGCACGCGTTCTCCGCCCGCCGCGAACCGGAGTTCGTCGGCGAATGA
- a CDS encoding C40 family peptidase: protein MTLLSPFVRPTPDDRGSCATRLAIGIGLVMVGTIVAALAIVSVSTVSSNMPGLLTGGVECRATGEQPGASDYAQDSIPENYLEIYQEAGEDRGIPWNVLAAIGQVETHHGRWEGPGVTEGWNEAGAAGPMQFGTQADLAATNTWGGEPVMATEDRPEQGYGVDGNDDGVVDVYDPEDAIPAAADYLIANGAPDDLPNAIFAYNRAWWYVEDVLDWADSYADGDFTVDGPTQRAVICTEREDGGPIGEAPDDLSQAVVDWALAQRGKPYLWGGTGPDAFDCSGLTLKAFEQVGVTIPRVARDQWAHGPEIPQGEEQPGDLVFFDTPHQDGGAGPGHVGMVVGDGLQVEAWCTDCGPIATRPYDDPNRSDILGFTRPLEHENAKAELGLD, encoded by the coding sequence ATGACCCTCTTGTCCCCCTTCGTTCGCCCCACGCCCGACGACCGCGGTTCCTGTGCCACCCGACTCGCCATCGGGATCGGCCTGGTGATGGTCGGCACGATCGTGGCCGCGCTGGCCATCGTCTCCGTCAGCACGGTCTCCTCCAACATGCCCGGGCTCCTCACCGGGGGAGTGGAGTGTCGTGCCACCGGCGAGCAGCCGGGAGCCTCCGACTACGCCCAGGACTCCATCCCGGAGAACTACCTGGAGATCTACCAGGAGGCGGGGGAGGACCGCGGAATTCCGTGGAACGTGCTGGCGGCCATCGGCCAGGTGGAGACCCACCACGGCCGATGGGAGGGGCCTGGCGTGACCGAGGGCTGGAACGAGGCCGGTGCGGCCGGTCCGATGCAGTTCGGGACCCAGGCGGATCTCGCGGCCACCAACACCTGGGGCGGCGAACCGGTGATGGCCACCGAGGACCGCCCCGAGCAGGGCTACGGCGTCGACGGCAACGACGACGGGGTCGTGGACGTCTACGACCCCGAGGACGCGATCCCCGCCGCGGCCGACTACCTGATCGCCAACGGAGCCCCGGACGACCTCCCCAACGCGATCTTCGCCTACAACCGGGCGTGGTGGTACGTGGAGGACGTACTGGACTGGGCCGACAGCTACGCCGACGGCGACTTCACGGTCGACGGGCCCACCCAACGGGCGGTGATCTGTACCGAGCGGGAGGACGGCGGCCCGATCGGCGAGGCACCGGACGACCTCTCGCAGGCCGTCGTGGACTGGGCGCTGGCACAGCGCGGCAAACCCTACCTGTGGGGCGGGACCGGGCCGGACGCCTTCGACTGCTCTGGACTCACCCTGAAGGCGTTCGAGCAGGTGGGCGTGACGATTCCCCGGGTGGCGCGGGACCAGTGGGCACACGGGCCGGAGATCCCACAGGGCGAGGAACAGCCGGGGGACCTGGTGTTCTTCGACACCCCGCACCAGGACGGCGGAGCGGGGCCGGGGCACGTCGGCATGGTGGTCGGCGACGGGCTGCAGGTGGAAGCTTGGTGCACGGACTGCGGGCCGATCGCCACCCGGCCCTACGACGACCCGAACCGCTCGGACATACTCGGGTTCACCCGGCCGCTGGAACACGAGAACGCCAAGGCAGAGCTCGGCCTGGACTAA
- a CDS encoding SRPBCC family protein, translating to MPSMPTRVSLTKHDGGTRMVIQTSFESAGDMDKLVMMGMEEGLTESVGQMDELLAG from the coding sequence ATGCCCAGCATGCCCACCCGCGTGTCCCTCACCAAGCACGACGGCGGGACCCGCATGGTCATCCAAACCTCCTTCGAGTCCGCCGGGGACATGGACAAACTCGTGATGATGGGCATGGAAGAGGGCCTGACCGAGTCCGTGGGACAGATGGACGAACTGTTGGCTGGCTAG
- a CDS encoding acyl-CoA dehydrogenase family protein, which produces MNMVTTADMDSDRREFVESIREFTRRECGTREQRRALTDDDRVTHNQELYRKLADLGWIGCAIPEEYGGGGGTTSDVCRLIEEMAYGKAPLFGLAVSLVSATVVERFGTEEQRRDILGGVCRGDVLATAISEPDTGSDAGSMTCRAERRNGKFVINGQKTWISCAHIATRILVLCRTDSTVGKHGGITMIDVPADAPGLEVRPIATMGGDEVNDVFFTDVEVDESRVIGAEGAAWTQIMRCLNTDRLMCGTMFLGHARRAFDDALEYIREREQFGRPVGSFQAIRHRMADLATELECCRLLVTDAARKLDRDPDRQVPREASMVKLKVTETAKRVAIEGMQLMGGAGYTLEHDMQRHLRQTIVSTVYAGTSEIQRDIIGKSYGL; this is translated from the coding sequence ATGAACATGGTCACGACGGCCGACATGGATTCGGATCGGCGAGAGTTCGTCGAGTCGATCCGGGAGTTCACGCGACGGGAATGCGGAACCCGGGAACAGCGTCGTGCACTGACCGACGACGACCGGGTTACCCACAATCAGGAGCTGTATCGCAAGCTCGCCGACCTGGGCTGGATCGGCTGCGCGATTCCGGAGGAGTACGGCGGGGGCGGCGGCACGACGAGCGACGTCTGTCGCCTCATCGAGGAGATGGCGTACGGCAAGGCCCCGCTGTTCGGTCTCGCGGTCTCCCTCGTGAGCGCGACCGTGGTCGAGCGGTTCGGTACGGAGGAGCAGCGCCGGGACATTCTCGGTGGCGTCTGCCGTGGCGACGTGCTGGCCACCGCGATCAGCGAACCGGACACCGGCTCGGACGCCGGGTCGATGACCTGCCGGGCGGAGCGCCGGAACGGGAAGTTCGTCATCAACGGCCAGAAGACGTGGATCTCCTGCGCCCACATCGCCACCCGGATCCTCGTACTGTGCCGGACCGACTCCACCGTCGGAAAGCACGGCGGGATCACCATGATCGACGTTCCGGCCGACGCTCCGGGCCTCGAGGTTCGTCCGATCGCCACGATGGGCGGCGACGAGGTCAACGACGTCTTCTTCACCGACGTCGAGGTGGACGAGAGCCGGGTCATTGGCGCCGAAGGCGCGGCCTGGACCCAGATCATGCGCTGCCTCAACACCGACCGCCTGATGTGCGGAACGATGTTCCTCGGCCACGCGCGTCGGGCGTTCGACGACGCCCTGGAGTACATCCGTGAGCGGGAGCAGTTCGGCCGGCCGGTTGGGAGTTTCCAGGCGATCCGCCACCGGATGGCCGACCTCGCCACGGAACTCGAGTGCTGCCGGCTGCTCGTCACCGACGCCGCCCGGAAACTCGACCGGGACCCGGATCGGCAGGTGCCACGCGAGGCCTCCATGGTCAAGCTCAAGGTCACCGAGACGGCGAAGCGCGTCGCCATCGAAGGTATGCAGCTCATGGGTGGGGCCGGCTACACGCTGGAGCACGACATGCAGCGGCATCTGCGCCAGACCATCGTGTCGACCGTGTACGCCGGTACGAGCGAGATCCAACGGGACATCATCGGCAAGTCCTATGGGCTCTGA
- a CDS encoding type IV secretion system protein, with translation MSGHAKRRTARTSARPDRDHTPSAPHGRAERPARRRLRRGLLLCVLAAGFLLTPMGAAQAQPSIPGCEGEPAPMPQTADSGSDGLLVPPQSAASIAESPDGLPPDASLYGQYGTAGTQWHTIRDSCVDKLGSSAQATLASTAWDLSKTINQSTITVYQAATSDGLLDNFNPMVESVIVELREGLWRPLIPAIVVLGALWLGWYGLIRKRVTLTFESTIWMVLAVAMGMWVLVQPGQVLNLAGTAVNSGSQLVNAAVGQVSVPGVSSQCPAGAPEMERADWENESDFAVRQNTQMLWSGLVCRPWVAGTFGNGDYAEDAAASYGVELLEAQSISRIEQQQIADGELDQAELLTDKQEAYADIADDIETAYPGVFPLFSGDQAGERLGVATLALFASIFAGGLILAGAIALIVLKIGFLLLLLLAPVFLLIGIHPGFGRVILLRWVEMMFGLLLKQVFVILLISLLVMAYGMVMATGLSWGLQMILLSLFTLALFVYRKPFAHLFASVNANTFTSRMVNDAVTSSVLSRSASALPPVAYLRAQKWGLRRAPQLGAAAAGAAAATGAVTGGGGGEGEAGPQAAPGADTGANEPMGVRSDARRQRGQAGYGRARAGAAPPPLFSGQGARVTEMPAAGRSGKDAPRLSEAASVGYNGGGDSGQVPPRPAGGWTGRGSAGWSDLFGAPSGGAGGSAGRPGGGWSGGGGGDAPAPRDVPAPRGGSDGRAPRPEGGGWGRGGPRRYGGGGARWGGGAGRGAPRPAPRGEPRGSGGDRGGSGGGWFAGSESRRDPHTSSPFWARDGSRRDRPRRDVPFWLRDDDV, from the coding sequence GTGAGCGGGCACGCCAAACGTCGGACGGCGCGTACGAGCGCGCGCCCCGACCGGGACCACACCCCGAGCGCACCGCACGGGCGGGCCGAGCGACCAGCCCGGCGTCGGCTGCGCCGGGGGCTGCTGCTGTGCGTGCTGGCGGCGGGGTTCCTCCTCACCCCCATGGGCGCGGCGCAGGCCCAGCCCAGCATCCCGGGCTGTGAGGGCGAACCCGCCCCCATGCCACAGACAGCCGACTCCGGCTCCGACGGCCTGCTCGTCCCTCCGCAGTCCGCCGCGTCCATCGCCGAGTCCCCGGACGGTCTCCCCCCGGACGCCAGCCTCTACGGCCAGTACGGCACCGCCGGCACTCAGTGGCATACCATCCGCGACTCCTGCGTCGACAAGCTCGGCTCCTCCGCCCAGGCCACCCTCGCCAGCACCGCCTGGGACCTGTCCAAGACCATCAATCAGTCCACGATCACCGTCTACCAAGCCGCCACCTCCGACGGGCTACTCGACAACTTCAACCCGATGGTCGAGAGCGTCATCGTCGAGCTGCGCGAAGGGCTCTGGCGGCCCCTCATCCCCGCGATCGTCGTGCTCGGCGCCCTGTGGCTCGGCTGGTACGGGCTGATCCGCAAGCGGGTCACCCTCACCTTCGAGAGCACCATCTGGATGGTGCTCGCCGTCGCCATGGGCATGTGGGTGCTCGTCCAGCCGGGACAGGTACTCAACCTGGCCGGCACCGCCGTGAACTCCGGCAGCCAACTCGTCAACGCCGCCGTGGGGCAGGTGTCCGTCCCGGGCGTGTCCTCCCAGTGCCCAGCCGGAGCACCGGAGATGGAACGCGCGGACTGGGAGAACGAGAGCGACTTCGCCGTCCGCCAGAACACCCAGATGCTGTGGTCGGGACTGGTCTGCCGCCCCTGGGTCGCGGGGACGTTCGGCAATGGTGATTACGCGGAGGATGCTGCGGCTTCCTACGGTGTGGAGCTCCTCGAGGCCCAGTCCATCAGTCGCATCGAACAGCAACAGATCGCCGATGGAGAACTGGATCAAGCCGAACTCCTAACAGATAAGCAGGAAGCCTACGCGGACATCGCCGACGACATCGAGACGGCCTACCCTGGCGTTTTCCCGCTCTTCTCCGGTGACCAGGCCGGGGAGCGCCTCGGCGTGGCGACCCTCGCGCTGTTCGCCTCGATCTTCGCCGGGGGCCTGATCCTGGCCGGTGCGATCGCGCTGATCGTGCTCAAGATCGGCTTCCTGCTGCTCTTATTGCTGGCACCGGTCTTCCTGCTCATCGGTATCCATCCCGGCTTCGGCAGGGTGATCCTGTTGCGCTGGGTGGAGATGATGTTCGGGCTCCTGCTGAAGCAGGTGTTCGTCATCCTGCTCATCTCGCTGCTGGTGATGGCCTACGGCATGGTGATGGCCACCGGGCTGAGCTGGGGCCTGCAGATGATCCTGCTGTCGCTGTTCACGCTGGCCCTTTTCGTCTACCGCAAGCCGTTCGCGCACCTGTTCGCCTCGGTGAACGCCAACACCTTCACCTCACGCATGGTCAACGACGCCGTGACCAGCTCGGTGCTGAGCCGCAGCGCCTCCGCGCTGCCGCCCGTCGCCTACCTGCGGGCACAGAAGTGGGGCCTGCGGCGCGCTCCACAGCTCGGCGCGGCGGCGGCGGGAGCGGCCGCCGCCACGGGTGCGGTCACGGGCGGCGGTGGCGGCGAGGGAGAGGCGGGCCCACAGGCGGCCCCGGGAGCCGACACCGGCGCGAACGAACCCATGGGGGTCCGGTCCGACGCGCGACGACAACGCGGACAGGCCGGCTACGGGCGGGCACGAGCGGGAGCCGCGCCTCCGCCACTCTTCTCCGGTCAGGGTGCTCGGGTGACCGAGATGCCGGCGGCCGGACGTTCCGGCAAGGACGCTCCCCGACTCAGTGAAGCCGCCTCTGTCGGTTACAACGGCGGTGGCGACAGCGGTCAGGTCCCACCCCGGCCCGCCGGCGGGTGGACCGGGCGCGGTAGTGCCGGTTGGTCGGACCTCTTCGGCGCCCCCAGTGGGGGAGCGGGTGGTTCGGCGGGCCGGCCCGGCGGCGGCTGGAGCGGCGGTGGCGGGGGTGACGCGCCGGCGCCGCGTGACGTTCCCGCCCCACGAGGAGGATCCGACGGTCGTGCCCCGCGCCCCGAGGGCGGCGGATGGGGGCGTGGCGGCCCACGCCGGTATGGCGGTGGGGGGGCCCGCTGGGGCGGTGGCGCGGGGCGCGGTGCTCCTCGTCCGGCGCCGCGCGGCGAGCCCCGCGGATCCGGCGGGGATCGCGGGGGTTCCGGTGGTGGCTGGTTCGCTGGATCCGAGTCCCGCCGGGATCCGCACACCTCCAGCCCCTTCTGGGCCCGCGACGGCAGCCGCCGTGACCGCCCCCGCCGCGACGTGCCGTTCTGGCTGCGAGACGACGATGTGTAG